Proteins from one Pongo abelii isolate AG06213 chromosome 19, NHGRI_mPonAbe1-v2.0_pri, whole genome shotgun sequence genomic window:
- the PNPO gene encoding pyridoxine-5'-phosphate oxidase isoform X3 — MLLLKGFGKDGFRFFTNFESRKGKELDSNPFASLVFYWEPLNRQVRVEGPVKKLPEEEAECYFHSRPKSSQIGAVVSHQSSVIPDREYLRKKNEELEQLYQDQEVPKPKSWGGYVLYPQVMEFWQGQTNRLHDRIVFRRGLPTGDSPLGSMTHRGEEDWLYERLAP; from the exons ATGTTGCTACTGAAGGGCTTTGGGAAAGATGGCTTCCGCTTCTTCACTAACTTCGAGAGTCGAAAAGGAAAAGAGCTG GACTCTAATCCCTTTGCTTCCCTTGTCTTCTACTGGGAGCCGCTTAACCGTCAG GTGCGTGTGGAAGGCCCTGTGAAGAAGCTGCCCGAGGAGGAGGCTGAGTGCTACTTCCACTCCCGCCCCAAGAGCAGCCAGATTGGGGCTGTGGTCAGCCACCAGAGTTCTGTGATCCCTGATCGGGAG tatctgagaaagaaaaatgaggaacTGGAACAGCTCTACCAGGATCAAGAGGTGCCCAAGCCAAAATCCTG GGGTGGCTATGTCCTGTACCCTCAGGTGATGGAGTTCTGGCAAGGTCAAACCAACCGCCTGCATGACCGGATAGTCTTTCGGCGGGGCCTACCCACAGGAGATTCCCCTTTGGGGTCCATGACCCACCGCGGGGAGGAAGACTGGCTCTATGAGAGACTTGCACCTTAA
- the CDK5RAP3 gene encoding CDK5 regulatory subunit-associated protein 3, with the protein MEDHQHVPIDIQTSKLLDWLVDRRHCSLKWQSLVLTIREKINAAIQDMPESEEIAQLLSGSYIHYFHCLRILDLLKGTEASTKNIFGRYSSQRMKDWQEIIALYEKDNTYLGKVAWPGSPGIHGEAHSQSSEIPGL; encoded by the exons ATGGAG GACCATCAGCACGTGCCCATCGACATCCAGACCAGCAAGCTGCTCG ATTGGCTGGTGGACAGAAGGCACTGCAGCCTGAAATGGCAGAGTCTGGTGCTGACGATCCGCGAGAAGATCAATGCTGCCATCCAGGATATGCCAGAGAGCGAAGAGATCGCCCAGCTGCTGTCTGGGTCCT ACATTCACTACTTTCACTGCCTAAGAATCCTGGACCTTCTCAAAGGCACAGAGGCCTCCACGAAAAATATTTTTGGCCGATACTCTTCACAGCGGATGAAG GATTGGCAGGAGATTATAGCCCTGTATGAGAAGGACAACACCTACTTAGGTAAAGTGGCCTGGCCTGGGAGCCCTGGTATCCATGGGGAAGCCCACTCTCAGAGTTCTGAGATACCAGGCTTATAG
- the PNPO gene encoding pyridoxine-5'-phosphate oxidase isoform X2 — MCLATCTRDGKPSARMLLLKGFGKDGFRFFTNFESRKGKELDSNPFASLVFYWEPLNRQVRVEGPVKKLPEEEAECYFHSRPKSSQIGAVVSHQSSVIPDREYLRKKNEELEQLYQDQEVPKPKSWGGYVLYPQVMEFWQGQTNRLHDRIVFRRGLPTGDSPLGSMTHRGEEDWLYERLAP; from the exons ATGTGTCTGGCTACCTGTACCAG AGATGGAAAACCCTCTGCTCGCATGTTGCTACTGAAGGGCTTTGGGAAAGATGGCTTCCGCTTCTTCACTAACTTCGAGAGTCGAAAAGGAAAAGAGCTG GACTCTAATCCCTTTGCTTCCCTTGTCTTCTACTGGGAGCCGCTTAACCGTCAG GTGCGTGTGGAAGGCCCTGTGAAGAAGCTGCCCGAGGAGGAGGCTGAGTGCTACTTCCACTCCCGCCCCAAGAGCAGCCAGATTGGGGCTGTGGTCAGCCACCAGAGTTCTGTGATCCCTGATCGGGAG tatctgagaaagaaaaatgaggaacTGGAACAGCTCTACCAGGATCAAGAGGTGCCCAAGCCAAAATCCTG GGGTGGCTATGTCCTGTACCCTCAGGTGATGGAGTTCTGGCAAGGTCAAACCAACCGCCTGCATGACCGGATAGTCTTTCGGCGGGGCCTACCCACAGGAGATTCCCCTTTGGGGTCCATGACCCACCGCGGGGAGGAAGACTGGCTCTATGAGAGACTTGCACCTTAA
- the PRR15L gene encoding proline-rich protein 15-like protein: MTTEIGWWKLTFLRKKKSTPKVLYEIPDTYAQTEGDAEPPRPDAGGPNSDFNTRLEKIVDKSTKGKHVKVSNSGRFKEKKKVRATLAENPNLFDDHEEGRSSK, encoded by the coding sequence ATGACGACTGAAATTGGTTGGTGGAAGCTGACTTTCCTCCGGAAAAAGAAATCCACTCCCAAGGTGCTGTATGAGATCCCTGACACCTATGCCCAAACAGAGGGAGATGCAGAACCCCCAAGGCCTGATGCTGGAGGCCCCAACAGCGACTTTAACACCCGCCTGGAGAAGATTGTGGACAAGAGCACAAAGGGCAAGCACGTCAAGGTCTCCAACTCAGGACGCttcaaggagaagaagaaagtgaGAGCCACACTGGCAGAGAACCCTAACCTCTTTGATGATCACGAGGAAGGACGGTCATCAAAGTGA
- the PNPO gene encoding pyridoxine-5'-phosphate oxidase isoform X1 translates to MTCWLRGVTATFGRPAEWPGYLSHLCGRSAAMDLGPMRKSYRGDREAFEETHLTSLDPVKQFAAWFEEAVQCPDIGEANAMCLATCTRDGKPSARMLLLKGFGKDGFRFFTNFESRKGKELDSNPFASLVFYWEPLNRQVRVEGPVKKLPEEEAECYFHSRPKSSQIGAVVSHQSSVIPDREYLRKKNEELEQLYQDQEVPKPKSWGGYVLYPQVMEFWQGQTNRLHDRIVFRRGLPTGDSPLGSMTHRGEEDWLYERLAP, encoded by the exons ATGACGTGCTGGCTGCGGGGCGTCACCGCGACGTTCGGGCGACCTGCCGAGTGGCCAGGCTACCTCAGTCACCTGTGTGGTCGCAGTGCTGCCATGGACCTGGGACCCATGCGCAAGAGTTACCGCGGGGACCGAGAG GCATTTGAGGAGACTCATCTGACCTCCCTTGACCCAGTGAAACAGTTTGCTGCCTGGTTTGAGGAGGCTGTTCAGTGTCCTGACATAGGGGAAGCCAATGCCATGTGTCTGGCTACCTGTACCAG AGATGGAAAACCCTCTGCTCGCATGTTGCTACTGAAGGGCTTTGGGAAAGATGGCTTCCGCTTCTTCACTAACTTCGAGAGTCGAAAAGGAAAAGAGCTG GACTCTAATCCCTTTGCTTCCCTTGTCTTCTACTGGGAGCCGCTTAACCGTCAG GTGCGTGTGGAAGGCCCTGTGAAGAAGCTGCCCGAGGAGGAGGCTGAGTGCTACTTCCACTCCCGCCCCAAGAGCAGCCAGATTGGGGCTGTGGTCAGCCACCAGAGTTCTGTGATCCCTGATCGGGAG tatctgagaaagaaaaatgaggaacTGGAACAGCTCTACCAGGATCAAGAGGTGCCCAAGCCAAAATCCTG GGGTGGCTATGTCCTGTACCCTCAGGTGATGGAGTTCTGGCAAGGTCAAACCAACCGCCTGCATGACCGGATAGTCTTTCGGCGGGGCCTACCCACAGGAGATTCCCCTTTGGGGTCCATGACCCACCGCGGGGAGGAAGACTGGCTCTATGAGAGACTTGCACCTTAA